One stretch of Anguilla anguilla isolate fAngAng1 chromosome 5, fAngAng1.pri, whole genome shotgun sequence DNA includes these proteins:
- the LOC118228483 gene encoding LOW QUALITY PROTEIN: gastrula zinc finger protein XlCGF57.1-like (The sequence of the model RefSeq protein was modified relative to this genomic sequence to represent the inferred CDS: inserted 2 bases in 1 codon): MQPCPAGDPEKGLQAELRQEPEGEGERERERPDHALPLLGSGDLGLELPSGMVSEGCGRRGGKAPCEASSDASAEAESRWGIEGREEFIGTCCGKTFPDALELQTHQDGKSFSQFINLKTHQITHTGEKCFRCTVCSKSFASLSVLKRHQSVHTGEKPHSCDECGKSFVRLDGLKRHQSGHTGEKPHSCDECGTSFFHLHGLKSHQRVHTGEKPHSCDECGKSFRHLHNLKSHQRIHTGEKPHSCDECGKSFAQLCTLKSHQRVHTGEKPHSCDECGKSFLRLHGLKSHQSVHTGEKPHSCDECGTSFFHLHGLKSHQRVHTGEKPHSCDECGKSFVRLDVLNRHQRVHTGEKPHSCDECGKSFRHLHDLKSHQRVHTGEKPHNCDECGKTFAKLSRLKTHQRVHSGEKPYSCNECGKSFAQQSTLKAHQRLYTGEKPHSCDECGKSFVRLDVLNRHQRVHTGEKPHSCDECGKSFAQLCTLKSHQRVHTGEKPHSCDECGKSFSQLTNLRTHQKVHTREKPFVCAQCGKSFSHISNLKTHQITHTGEKCFRCTVCSKSFAHXSMILSIISVHTGEKPHSCDECGKSFSQLTNLRTHQRVHTREKPYGCTLCGKSFSDNRAVKKHILTHS, translated from the exons aTGCAGCCCTGCCCTGCAGGAGACCCAGAGAAGGGGCTGCAAGCCGAACTGAGGCAGGagccggagggggagggggagcgggagcgggagcgtCCCGACCACGCTCTCCCCCTTTTGGGGTCCGGAGACTTGGGGCTGGAATTGCCCTCGGGAATGGTTTCGGAAGGCTGCGGACGGCGTGGAGGAAAAGCCCCGTGCGAGGCGAGTTCCGATGCATCAGCAGAAGCAGAGAGTCGCTGGGGAATAGAGGGACGGGAGGAGTTCATCGGCACGTGCTGCGGGAAGACGTTCCCGGACGCTCTCGAGCTGCAGACGCACCAGGACGGTAAAAGCTTCTCCCAGTTCATCAATCTTAAAACTCACCAGATTACTCACACCGGAGAGAAATGTTTCCGCTGCACGGTGTGCAGTAAGAGCTTTGCCTCTCTCAGCGTTCTTAAGCGTCATCAGAGTgtccacacaggagagaaaccacacagctgtgacgagtgtgggaagagctttgtcCGTCTCGATGGCCTTAAGCGTCATCAGAGTGgccacacaggagagaaaccgcacagctgtgacgagtgtggtACGAGCTTTTTCCATCTCCATGGTCTTAAGTCTCACCAGAGagtacacacaggagagaaaccgcacagctgtgacgagtgtgggaagagctttcgCCATCTCCATAATCTTAAGTCTCACCAAAGaatacacacaggagagaaaccgcacagctgtgatgaatgtgggaagagctttgccCAACTGTGCACCCTCAAGTCTCATCAAAGggtgcacacaggagagaaaccgcacagctgtgacgagtgtggtAAGAGCTTTCTCCGTCTCCATGGTCTTAAGTCTCACCAGAGcgtacacacaggagagaaaccgcacagctgtgacgagtgtggtACGAGCTTTTTCCATCTCCATGGTCTTAAGTCTCACCAGAGagtacacacaggagagaaaccgcacagctgtgacgagtgtgggaagagctttgtcCGTCTCGATGTCCTTAATCGTCACCAGAGagtacacacaggagagaaaccgcacagctgtgacgagtgtggtAAGAGCTTTCGCCATCTCCATGATCTTAAGTCTCACCAGAGagtacacacaggagagaaaccgcacaactgtgacgagtgtgggaagaCCTTTGCCAAACTgagcagactgaagactcaccaaAGGGTCCACTCAGGAGAGAAACCGTACAGCTGTaacgagtgtgggaagagctttgccCAACAGTCCACCCTCAAGGCTCACCAGAGGTTgtacacaggagagaaaccgcacagctgtgacgagtgtgggaagagctttgtcCGTCTCGATGTCCTTAATCGTCACCAGAGagtacacacaggagagaaaccgcacagctgtgatgaatgtgggaagagctttgccCAACTGTGCACCCTCAAGTCTCATCAAAGGgtccacacaggagagaaaccgcacagctgtgacgagtgtgggaagagcttttcCCAACTGACCAACCTCAGGACTCACCAAAAGGTCCACACCAGGGAGAAACCGTTCGTTTGCGCGCAGTGCGGTAAAAGCTTCTCCCATATCAGCAATCTTAAAACTCACCAGATTACTCACACCGGAGAGAAATGCTTCCGCTGCACGGTGTGCAGTAAGAGCTTTGCCCA CTCTATGATCTTAAGCATCATCAGTgtccacacaggagagaaaccgcacagctgtgacgagtgtgggaagagcttttcCCAACTGACCAACCTCAGGACTCACCAAAGGGTCCACACCAGGGAGAAACCGTACGGTTGTACGCTGTGCGGCAAGAGTTTCTCTGACAATCGTGCTGTTAAGAAACACATACTTACTCACTCCTAG